The window CCTAATGCTGACCTTTCTTACCTACGTGATTACGTAAGACTTATTGTCAAGAAAGTTCTTGCTGATGGCTTGCCAAAAGGTGTCTGCCTAAATGTGAACTTCCCTAAGGTTGAGAAGTTTGCAGGACTGAAGGTTTGCCGTATGGGTTGGGGTAGTTGGACAAGAGAGGTTGAGGCTTGTAAGCATCCTCGTGGCTTTGATTATTATTGGATGACAGGGCATTATCGCAACGATGAGCCTGATGCAACCGATAATGATCAGTGGGCATTGGCGCATGGATATGTAACTGTTACGCCATCAAAGATTGACGTGACGGATTATGAAGTGCTCGATAAGATGAAATCGTGGGAATCTCTTTAATTTTGATATTATGAAGTATTACCTGATAGTTGGTGAAGCATCTGGCGACTTACATGCCTCACGCCTTATGCAGTCGTTGATGCAGTATGATCCTGAGGCTGAGTTTCGCTTCTTTGGTGGTGACCTGATGGCGAAAGTGGGGGGTACACGTGTGAAGCATTATCGTGAACTTGCCTATATGGGGTTCGTTCCTGTATTGCTGCATCTGCCCACTATCTTCAAGAATATGAAGATGTGCAAGGAAGACATCATGCGTTGGAAGCCTGATGCGGTCATCCTTGTTGACTATCCGGGATTCAATCTTAGTATTGCAAAGTTTGTAAAGAAGAATACCAATATTCCTGTCTATTACTATATCTCCCCAAAGATATGGGCATGGAAGGAGTGGCGTATCAAAGCTATCAAACGTGATGTAAAAGAAATGTTCTCTATTCTTCCGTTTGAAGTTCCTTTCTATGAGAAGAAACATAATTACAAAATACATTATGTAGGTAACCCTACTGCCGAGGAGGTTGATAATTTCCGTCATGTCTATTCGGAGTCAAAAGACGAGTTCTGTCAGCGTAATGGCTTGTCTTCTAAGCCAATTATAGCCCTTCTTGCTGGTAGTCGTAAGCAGGAGATAAAGGATAATTTGCCTTCAATGTTGGAGGCTGCACGCCATTTTGAGGATTATCAGATGGTGGTTGCTGCAGCACCTTCTATCACAGAAAGCTATTATAAGAAGTTTTTAGGTGATAGTGAAGCAAAGATGGTAAAGACACAGACTTATGAACTTCTGAGTCATGCTACAGTAGCACTTGTTACCAGTGGTACAGCAACGCTTGAGACAGCTTTGCTGAATGTTCCACAGGTTGTCTGCTACGAAACGCCAGTTCCCAAATTGATTCGTTTTGCTTTTAAGCATATTATTAAGGTACGTTTTATCTCTCTTGTCAACCTTATTGCTGATAAAGAGATTGTGCAAGAACTTCTTGCTGATCGCTTCTCTATTCGCAACATTGCCAACGAGTTGTATCGGATTCTTCCTGGTCAGCCTTCGCGTGAACGTATGTTGGCTGATTATCAATATGTTCGTGACCGATTAGGTAATGAGGTGGCACCTGGTAATGCGGCAAGAATCATGGTTGAGAAGTTGATTAGTAGTCATGCTAATCAATATGTGAACAGACAGATAAACGAATCGACAAATGAGCAAGTGTGCGAGCTTGTAAGTGAACAATATGAGACGCTTACACATGAACACACTGATCATAATGGTAAGGTCCTGATAGGGGAGAGCAAGATTGATAACTAGCTCCGACTTGAATGAATTGAAGAGTTCTTTCAACTGCTCAACATCATCATCATCAACCTGTGCAGTCTTGATGTCAGCCTTATCATCATCCACATCTCGAAGTGTAGAACGAAGCATACTCATTAAGTGACCATCCTCAGCGTTTGGCACAATCATAGCTACAAAGACACATTAAATCAAGCGAAATGCAAAATAAAAATTAGTTTTAAATTGATAAGGCGAAAATGAGAATTTTATATATCTTTGTAATCTATTTGTGTTATTGTTCATATTGAATCTAAAAATATAATAAACTTAAAACAGTAGAAATGAAAAGACTTACATTTACTTTTTTGTTATTAGTAATTACTATTGCTTCTTATTCACAAATATCTACGGACCAGAAGTATGACGAAATTGTGAAAGCACCTGAGATGTTCTGGCATTGTCCTGAAGTGGACAAGAATATGAGTTTGTTGTACTCTTTGAGCAATGAAGATTACAAGATATATGCAGAAAATGTAAAGAAACGATTTCCTTTGAAAATAGATGAATCAAATACTTCTGAAAAATTTATTGCGACTACAGCAATATTCACTATTGAATCTCCTTTATATAAACCAGAAAATCTTTTAAATTATGTTGCATCTTGGTTGAAAGATCAGAATGGTTGGAAAATAAAGAGAATAAATCCAGCTGAACACTTGATAGATGTGGAAGGAACTATAAATGTTGCTACACATCCAGCTTTCTTTTCTGTTTATAAGATTTCAATATCTCCCTTAATGAGCCTCCAGCTTATTGATGAAAATAAAATGTTAGTTTCTTTTTGGGTAGATAGATATATAAATGAAGAGTATTCTGATGGTAGATGTATAAGAAGTTTCAATCCTAAAATTTCAGATGTTTTTCCTTTTGTGCCAAAATCCGCTTATAAAACTTCTTATGCTAAAGGCTATGTAGGAACTTATCTTTATTTTTGGGACTTAATGAAAAACTTTCAGAGAATCTTAATACAAATTTTAGGAGGGATAATAAACTTTTGAGTCAACTACACTATGAATATTCAAAAGATTCTCTGTATGCCAAATATGGAGAACCTACTAACATAATTAGAGGTAATAATCTTACTCCTGATGTCAATAATGAGTTACGCTTCTATGCGAATATGCAAAAGGTTGTATTCATGGGAAAAACAATAAACTTTAAGGATGTTATTAGTTGCGAAATTAAGGATGACCCACAACTAATCCCAGGTCATACATCGTCTTATATTGGTGGTATTTCGTTTTGGGGGTTTGAGCTTGGTGGTGCAGAAACGTCAAGAACGCCTGATAAAACGATTCATAATTATGTTGTTAATGTAAAGATTGATGATTTGAGTGCCCCTTCATTGCATATTGTAACAGGACATGACGCACATAAAGCCGAGGAGATTGCCTCAGCTTTTGAATATATTATAAGACATAAACAAAGTAAAGAAAAAAACTCGGATAATCGAAATATAACTACACGGAAACGCAATAAAAAATAAGAGCAATATCAACTATTACCTTAATTCCGCAGGATAAATTTTTGTAAGAACTCCAAGTGTCTGAGAAACAAAGTTCTCAAAACACTTGGATATGTCAGAAATTTCACCTATCTTGGTGCTGTTAAACTAACAAGCAAGCAAAACATCTGACATGACAAAGGTAGCAATAAAAAACGAGAAAGTTGTACATTTGTTTTAGTCAAATAAGTCTATTTGTTTCGATTTTTTTTCACGAACAAAAAGATTTCTTTTCATGAAGAAAAATATTTATTATCGTGTAAATAATTATTTCTTTTCATGAAAATAATTTGTGATGAATAGATAAATAAAAAGAAGGAGAGTCAAAAACTCTCCTTCTTTTTTGTATTTAATAGCTTTATAAGCTAATTAATTCAATCACTTTATCCACAGCTGATCTGATGCTATCTGCATTCTTACCACCAGCCTGAGCGTAGTGTGGCTGACCACCACCGCCACCCTGGATGAGTTTAGCAGCCTCGCGAATAATCTTACCAGCGTTCAGGTCATAATCTTTCACCATGTCGTCACTGAGCATGATTGATAAGAGAGGACGATTCTCGTATACAGAACCGAGTACGCAAACAAGTTTCTCTGGCAATGCTTCACGTACCTTGAAGACGATGTCCTTGGCAGAAGCTGGGTCGATTGGCAACACAGCCTTTACGACATGTACGCCATTTACAGTCTCTGCATGCTCAACCATATTCTTTGCAGCACGGCTAACAGCTTGGGCACGGAAACTCTCAAGCTCCTTTTTAATACTGTCGTTCTCTTCAACAAACTTTGTAAGAACTGCTTTGAGGTCCTTCGCATTGTTGAACATTGATCTCAAATCACGCAAAGTATCCTCAAGAGCGTAGATGGCGTTCTCACAAGTTTCACCTGTCATAGCCTCAATACGACGTACACCAGCTGCTACACTGCTCTCGCCAACAATCTTAAAGAAACCAATACGGCCTGTTGATGTGGCATGAATACCACCACAGAACTCACAGCTTGGACCGAAGCGAACAACACGAACCTTGTCGCCATACTTCTCACCGAAGAGGGCTACTGCACCCATCTTCTTTGCTTCCTTCATTGGCGTATCACGATGCTCGTCCATTGGATAATCCTTACGAATCATCTCATTTACAAGCTTCTCTACCTGACGAAGTTCTTCATCAGTAATCTTCTGGAAGTGAGAAACGTCAAAGCGGAGGGTGTCAGGACTTACGTATGAACCCTTCTGCTCAGCATGCTCACCGAGAACCTGCTTCAAAGCATAGTCGAGAAGGTGGGTTGCGGTGTGGTTGGCAGCTGAAGCGTCACGCTTCTCAGTGTCAATACAAGCCATGAAGTCTGCCTCAAGGTTCTTTGGCAATTCCTTAACAATGTGTACGCTCTGGTTGTTCTCACGCTTGGTATCGATGACATTAATAGTCTCGTCCTCGCTAACAAGTACACCTTGGTCACCTATCTGACCACCCATCTCTCCATAGAAAGGAGTATAGTCGAGAACAAGCTCATAGAAACTGTTCTTCTTCTGAGTCACCTTGCGGTAACGGAGGATGTGGCACTCATATTCTGTGTAGTCGTAACCAACAAACTCCTGTTCGCCTTCACGCAGTATTTCCCAGTCACCATTCTCTACAGCGGCTGCATTGCGAGCACGTGCCTTCTGCTGTTCCATCTCCTCATTGAACTGCTTCTCATCAACGGTATATCCGTTTTCTGCGCAGATAAGTTCGGTGAGGTCGAGTGGGAAACCGTAGGTATCGAAGAGGCGGAAAGCCTCCTTACCATCGAGTTGAGTCTGACCATGTGCCTTCAGCTCGTCCATTGCACCGTTAAGGAGCATGATACCCTTTTCCAATGTTCGAAGGAATGAGTCTTCCTCTTCCTTCATTACGCGACCAATCAGTTCACGCTGTGCGGTGAGTTCTGGATATGCAGTACCCATCTCACGTACCAACACGTTGAGCAACTTATACATGAAAGCTTCCTTCTGACCAAGGAAAGTATAAGCGTAACGAACGGCACGGCGAAGGATTCGACGAATAACGTAACCTGCTTTAGCATTGCTTGGCAACTGACCGTCAGCAATAGAGAAAGCAACAGCACGAAGGTGATCGGCTACAACACGCATAGCGATGTCTACCTTCTGCTCTTCATTGGTGCCTTCACCATTATCACCCTCAGGGAAGGTGTGGTT is drawn from Prevotella melaninogenica and contains these coding sequences:
- the alaS gene encoding alanine--tRNA ligase; its protein translation is MMTANEIRDSYLKFFESKGHVIVPSAPMVIKDDPTLMFTNAGMNQWKDIILGTKDPEPRRRTDSQKCLRVSGKHNDLEEVGRDAALSHHTMFEMLGNWSFGDYFKEGAIDYAYEYLVDVLHLDPKDLYVTVFEGDKAEGISRDDEAASYWEKHFPKNHIVNGNKHDNFWEMGDTGPCGPCSEIHIDFRSEEEKAKVPGEELVNKDHPQVIEIWNIVFMQFNRKADGSLDPLKMHVIDTGMGFERLVRLMQGKNSNYDTDIFAPVIAEIEKISGKKYNHTFPEGDNGEGTNEEQKVDIAMRVVADHLRAVAFSIADGQLPSNAKAGYVIRRILRRAVRYAYTFLGQKEAFMYKLLNVLVREMGTAYPELTAQRELIGRVMKEEEDSFLRTLEKGIMLLNGAMDELKAHGQTQLDGKEAFRLFDTYGFPLDLTELICAENGYTVDEKQFNEEMEQQKARARNAAAVENGDWEILREGEQEFVGYDYTEYECHILRYRKVTQKKNSFYELVLDYTPFYGEMGGQIGDQGVLVSEDETINVIDTKRENNQSVHIVKELPKNLEADFMACIDTEKRDASAANHTATHLLDYALKQVLGEHAEQKGSYVSPDTLRFDVSHFQKITDEELRQVEKLVNEMIRKDYPMDEHRDTPMKEAKKMGAVALFGEKYGDKVRVVRFGPSCEFCGGIHATSTGRIGFFKIVGESSVAAGVRRIEAMTGETCENAIYALEDTLRDLRSMFNNAKDLKAVLTKFVEENDSIKKELESFRAQAVSRAAKNMVEHAETVNGVHVVKAVLPIDPASAKDIVFKVREALPEKLVCVLGSVYENRPLLSIMLSDDMVKDYDLNAGKIIREAAKLIQGGGGGQPHYAQAGGKNADSIRSAVDKVIELISL